In one Meiothermus sp. QL-1 genomic region, the following are encoded:
- a CDS encoding catechol 2,3-dioxygenase yields MSEEVHPGVWPYCDLAHLAHVELLTPRLEQSLHFFTEVMGLMVSEATADSVYLRGWDDYEHHTLKLTAAPRPGLGHFAFRVRSPEALARRVRRLEQSGLGRGWVEDECGHGPAYRFTTPDGHLLELYYETTWYTPTEATRPALKNQAARFPGKGANLRRLDHINLLASDVRAMRVFMEGYLGMKVTEQIIFSGGDEQGVWLTSNNKTYDVAITKDHLGAKGRFHHCTYAVDSREEVLRAADICLEHGVKIETGPHKHAIQQTFFLYVYEPGGNRFEVACPGARLLLAPDWKPIVWNEEERKKGQAWGLQTVPTFHTYGTPPVEAQEV; encoded by the coding sequence ATGTCCGAGGAAGTCCATCCGGGGGTCTGGCCCTACTGCGACCTGGCCCACCTGGCCCACGTGGAGCTCCTGACCCCCAGGCTCGAGCAGAGCCTGCACTTCTTCACCGAGGTGATGGGGCTGATGGTGAGCGAGGCCACCGCCGATTCGGTCTACCTGCGCGGTTGGGACGATTACGAGCACCACACCCTCAAGCTCACCGCCGCCCCCAGGCCTGGCCTGGGCCACTTTGCCTTCCGGGTGCGCAGCCCCGAGGCCCTGGCCAGGCGGGTGCGAAGGCTGGAGCAAAGCGGGCTGGGGAGGGGCTGGGTGGAGGATGAGTGCGGCCACGGCCCGGCCTACCGCTTCACCACCCCGGACGGGCACCTTTTGGAGCTTTACTACGAGACCACCTGGTACACCCCCACCGAGGCCACCCGGCCTGCTCTCAAGAACCAGGCCGCCCGCTTCCCCGGCAAGGGGGCCAATTTGCGCCGGCTCGACCACATCAACCTGCTGGCCTCGGATGTGCGGGCCATGCGGGTTTTTATGGAGGGCTACCTGGGTATGAAGGTGACCGAGCAGATTATCTTCAGCGGGGGCGACGAGCAGGGGGTCTGGCTCACCAGCAACAACAAGACCTACGATGTGGCCATCACCAAGGACCACCTGGGGGCCAAGGGCCGCTTTCACCATTGCACCTACGCGGTGGATAGCCGCGAGGAGGTGCTGCGGGCAGCCGATATCTGCCTGGAGCACGGGGTCAAGATTGAGACCGGGCCCCACAAGCACGCCATCCAGCAGACCTTTTTCCTCTACGTCTACGAGCCTGGGGGCAACCGCTTCGAGGTGGCCTGCCCCGGGGCCCGGCTTCTTCTGGCCCCGGACTGGAAGCCCATCGTGTGGAACGAGGAGGAGCGCAAAAAGGGCCAGGCCTGGGGGCTACAGACGGTGCCCACCTTCCACACCTACGGCACCCCACCCGTAGAGGCCCAGGAGGTCTGA
- a CDS encoding aminotransferase class IV produces the protein MKRVLLRGKPFAEPLPEGFLYHGQSVFTTLRAEGGRPLWPEEHLFRLRRHAEALGLPYPGDEAFWEDLKALLAGFPEAPCLRLRLTVGEGVWLSEARPYAPPPQAFYREGVRVALTPYRVHPDLARYKTGNYLPYHLALRAAQEQGAFEGLLLDAQGHVVDGSRTSPLLYREGVLYLLEGGLEGITREKVAEAARELGLKVERAFLRPEALSGTLLLAGSGVGLVPVGSPPEEIQPLLERFRPGPCLDARRPPA, from the coding sequence GTGAAGCGGGTACTGCTCAGGGGAAAGCCCTTTGCCGAGCCCCTTCCCGAGGGCTTCCTCTACCACGGCCAAAGCGTCTTCACCACCCTAAGGGCCGAAGGGGGAAGGCCCCTTTGGCCCGAGGAGCACCTCTTCCGCCTGCGCCGCCATGCGGAGGCCCTGGGGCTTCCCTACCCGGGGGACGAGGCCTTTTGGGAGGACCTGAAGGCCCTCCTGGCCGGCTTCCCCGAGGCGCCCTGCCTGCGCCTGCGCCTCACTGTGGGGGAGGGGGTGTGGCTCTCCGAGGCCCGCCCCTATGCCCCCCCGCCCCAGGCCTTCTACCGGGAGGGGGTCCGGGTGGCCCTCACCCCCTACCGGGTCCACCCCGACCTGGCCCGGTACAAGACGGGGAACTACCTGCCCTACCACCTGGCCCTGCGGGCCGCCCAGGAGCAAGGGGCCTTTGAGGGGCTTCTGCTGGACGCCCAGGGCCACGTGGTGGACGGAAGCCGCACCAGCCCCCTCCTCTACCGGGAGGGGGTTTTGTACCTCCTGGAGGGAGGCCTCGAGGGCATCACCCGGGAGAAGGTGGCGGAGGCGGCCCGGGAGCTGGGCCTCAAGGTGGAGCGGGCCTTTCTCCGCCCCGAAGCCCTATCGGGCACCCTCCTCCTGGCGGGGAGCGGGGTAGGGCTTGTGCCGGTAGGCTCTCCTCCAGAGGAAATCCAGCCCCTCTTGGAGCGCTTTCGCCCCGGGCCATGCCTTGACGCGCGGAGGCCTCCTGCCTAA
- a CDS encoding PIG-L deacetylase family protein → MKRMLVFSAHAADFVWRAGGAIASVCAQGGQARVVALSYGERGESGELWKEPGQTVERVKAIRHAEATQAAEALGASFECLDLGDYPLRVDDKALERMVEIIVETAPDLLLTHAEKDPFNPDHPLTYQAVEKARQLATGAGVASAFRTVRPPEFLLFEPHQPELCGFVPTVFLDITPVWEKKLKAMEAFASQVYLRQYYSERAAHRANHARRIAGYKDIERAEAFQRMLPQVVRSL, encoded by the coding sequence ATGAAGCGGATGCTGGTCTTCAGCGCCCACGCCGCCGACTTTGTCTGGAGGGCGGGCGGGGCCATCGCCAGCGTGTGCGCCCAGGGAGGGCAGGCCCGGGTGGTGGCCCTGAGCTACGGCGAACGCGGGGAGTCGGGGGAGCTTTGGAAGGAGCCCGGCCAGACCGTGGAACGGGTCAAGGCCATCCGCCACGCCGAGGCCACCCAGGCCGCCGAAGCCCTAGGGGCCAGCTTCGAGTGCCTGGATCTGGGCGACTACCCCTTGCGGGTGGACGATAAGGCTCTGGAGCGCATGGTGGAGATTATCGTGGAGACCGCACCGGACCTGCTCCTCACCCACGCCGAGAAAGACCCCTTCAACCCCGACCACCCGCTGACCTACCAGGCGGTGGAGAAGGCCCGCCAGCTCGCTACCGGGGCGGGGGTGGCCAGCGCCTTTCGCACTGTGCGGCCCCCGGAGTTTTTGCTCTTTGAGCCCCACCAGCCCGAGCTGTGCGGCTTTGTGCCCACGGTTTTTTTGGACATCACCCCGGTGTGGGAGAAGAAGCTAAAAGCCATGGAGGCCTTCGCCTCGCAGGTTTACCTGCGCCAGTACTACAGCGAGCGGGCCGCCCACCGGGCCAACCACGCCCGCCGCATTGCCGGCTACAAGGACATCGAGCGGGCCGAGGCCTTCCAGCGCATGCTGCCCCAGGTGGTGAGGAGCCTATGA
- a CDS encoding 4-hydroxybenzoate 3-monooxygenase translates to MTRVQVGIVGAGPAGLLLAYLLRRAGVAAVVLEARSRAYLEQSPHRIRAGVLEWGSKEILRQAGLGERMLAQGLEHRGVYLAFDGALHRLDFPTLTEGRSIWVYGQQFVVQDMIRKHLEEGGEIRFEHEVVGLEADAEGLALVYRSAEGATGRLICDFAVGADGSHSGLRSQIPGVRVHQKHYPYAWLGILAEAPPAAEELIYASHPRGFALFSMRSPTRSRNYLQVGVEERLEDWPEERIWAELNLRLGGVARVEPGPLLEKSLTPLRSLVVEPMQHGRFFLAGDAAHVVPPTGAKGMNLALCDAVLLCRALLAYYRRGEEGPLLRYTQDALRHVWQAELFSYFMTTLLHTPDDPFENGLRLAQLRHLAESPHLQRFLAENYVGLYTSGRYAFWEEGVPA, encoded by the coding sequence ATGACTAGGGTGCAGGTGGGCATCGTGGGGGCCGGCCCGGCGGGGCTTCTGCTGGCCTACCTTTTGCGCCGGGCGGGGGTGGCGGCGGTGGTGCTCGAGGCCAGAAGCCGCGCGTACCTGGAGCAAAGCCCCCACCGCATCCGCGCCGGGGTGCTGGAGTGGGGTAGCAAAGAGATTCTGCGCCAGGCGGGGCTCGGTGAGCGGATGCTGGCCCAAGGCCTGGAGCACCGAGGGGTCTATCTGGCCTTCGATGGGGCCCTGCACCGCCTGGATTTTCCCACCCTTACCGAGGGCAGGAGCATCTGGGTCTACGGCCAGCAGTTCGTGGTGCAGGACATGATCCGCAAGCACCTGGAAGAGGGGGGGGAGATCCGCTTCGAGCACGAGGTGGTGGGCCTGGAAGCCGACGCGGAGGGGCTTGCCCTGGTCTACCGAAGCGCGGAGGGCGCCACCGGGCGGCTCATCTGTGATTTTGCGGTGGGGGCCGATGGCTCGCACAGCGGGCTGCGAAGCCAGATTCCGGGGGTGCGGGTGCACCAGAAGCACTACCCCTACGCCTGGCTGGGCATCCTGGCCGAGGCCCCGCCGGCAGCGGAGGAGCTCATCTACGCCAGCCACCCCCGGGGCTTTGCCCTGTTTAGCATGCGCTCGCCCACCCGCTCGAGGAACTACCTGCAGGTGGGGGTGGAAGAGCGACTGGAGGACTGGCCCGAGGAGCGCATCTGGGCGGAGCTGAACCTGCGGCTGGGGGGGGTGGCCCGGGTGGAGCCGGGGCCCCTTTTGGAGAAGAGCCTGACCCCTTTGCGCTCGCTGGTGGTGGAGCCCATGCAGCACGGGCGCTTTTTCCTGGCGGGCGACGCGGCCCACGTGGTGCCCCCTACCGGGGCCAAGGGCATGAACCTGGCCCTATGCGACGCGGTGCTTTTGTGCCGGGCCCTGCTGGCCTACTACCGGCGGGGTGAGGAGGGCCCGCTGCTGCGCTACACCCAGGACGCCCTGCGCCACGTGTGGCAGGCCGAGCTGTTCTCCTACTTCATGACCACCCTACTCCACACCCCCGACGACCCCTTTGAGAACGGCCTGCGTCTGGCCCAGCTTCGCCACCTGGCCGAAAGTCCTCACCTGCAACGTTTTTTGGCCGAGAACTACGTGGGCCTTTACACCAGCGGGCGCTACGCGTTTTGGGAAGAAGGGGTGCCGGCCTAA
- a CDS encoding NAD(P)-dependent oxidoreductase — protein sequence MMLRVAVLGLGEAGSTIAHDLVRAGVEVVGYDPIPEKTVPGIRRASSEAEAACGAEVILSVNWARVALEVAHRVAPVLTPGQVFADLNTAAPALKRALQGVIAPTGALLADIALMSPVPGKGLKTPSLASGPGALAYAGRMGPLGAVVEVVGEEPGAAATRKLLRSIFFKGLAAAVGEALEAAQRLGLEAEIRANIAQSLEEANAALIDRLVEGSLRHAKRRQEEMLAAAALLEEVGLEPVMARATARWLERWR from the coding sequence GTGATGCTGCGTGTGGCGGTGCTGGGTCTGGGGGAGGCCGGCAGCACCATAGCCCACGACCTGGTGCGGGCGGGGGTAGAGGTGGTGGGCTACGACCCCATCCCCGAGAAGACCGTGCCGGGCATCCGGCGGGCTTCCAGCGAGGCCGAGGCCGCCTGTGGGGCCGAGGTAATCCTTAGCGTGAACTGGGCCCGGGTGGCCCTCGAGGTGGCCCACCGGGTGGCCCCGGTGCTTACGCCAGGGCAGGTCTTCGCCGACCTCAACACCGCCGCCCCGGCGCTCAAGCGGGCCCTACAGGGGGTCATAGCCCCCACCGGAGCCCTTCTGGCCGACATTGCCCTGATGAGCCCGGTGCCGGGCAAGGGCCTCAAGACCCCCTCCCTGGCCTCGGGGCCGGGGGCCCTGGCCTACGCCGGGCGGATGGGGCCTTTGGGCGCGGTGGTGGAGGTAGTGGGGGAGGAGCCGGGGGCTGCGGCCACCCGCAAGCTCTTGCGCAGCATCTTCTTCAAGGGGCTTGCGGCAGCGGTGGGCGAAGCCCTGGAGGCTGCGCAAAGGCTTGGGCTCGAGGCCGAGATCCGGGCCAACATTGCCCAGAGCCTGGAGGAGGCCAACGCGGCCCTCATTGACCGCCTGGTAGAGGGCAGCCTGCGCCACGCCAAAAGGCGGCAGGAGGAGATGCTGGCGGCGGCTGCGCTGCTGGAGGAGGTGGGGCTGGAGCCGGTGATGGCCCGGGCTACGGCCCGCTGGCTGGAGCGCTGGCGTTGA
- a CDS encoding GntR family transcriptional regulator — protein MAVTERPTETQSAYHLVRRAILAGELLPGQRLVEKELSERFKVGRAAIRTALARLEQEGLVESEPFRGAWVRTIGEAEAVEILEARAALEALAASHAACKATAEQIEALWAIHRQMEERHRQGDLLGMSELNSLLHRTIVEISGHQTAARLIESLRAQGVRHQFHTILVPGRPQQSLQEHRRIIEAVAAHQPKEAAEAMKLHLEGVIAALRRIGRSTL, from the coding sequence ATGGCGGTGACGGAGCGGCCCACCGAGACCCAGAGTGCCTATCATCTGGTGCGCCGGGCTATTCTGGCCGGGGAGCTTTTACCGGGGCAGCGCCTGGTAGAAAAAGAACTCTCGGAGCGCTTCAAGGTGGGGCGCGCCGCCATTCGCACCGCTCTGGCCCGTTTGGAGCAGGAAGGCCTGGTAGAAAGCGAGCCCTTCCGGGGGGCCTGGGTGCGCACCATTGGCGAGGCGGAGGCGGTGGAGATTCTGGAAGCCCGCGCGGCGCTGGAAGCCCTGGCGGCTTCCCACGCCGCTTGCAAGGCCACCGCCGAGCAGATCGAGGCCCTTTGGGCCATCCACCGCCAGATGGAGGAGCGGCACCGCCAGGGCGACCTGTTGGGCATGTCCGAGCTCAACAGCCTGCTGCACCGCACCATTGTGGAAATCTCCGGCCACCAGACCGCCGCCCGGCTCATCGAGAGCCTCAGAGCCCAGGGGGTGCGGCACCAGTTCCACACCATTTTGGTGCCGGGCCGTCCCCAGCAGTCGTTGCAAGAGCACCGCCGCATCATCGAGGCGGTGGCGGCCCACCAACCCAAGGAGGCTGCCGAGGCGATGAAGCTTCACCTCGAGGGCGTCATCGCAGCCCTCAGGCGTATTGGGAGGAGTACCCTATGA
- the fumC gene encoding class II fumarate hydratase, whose product MATRIETDTMGPIEVEASRYWGAQTQRSIQNFPIGVERFRMPRSIIRAMGILKKSAALANAELGELPREKAELIVQAAEEVIAGKLDDHFPLVVFQTGSGTQTNMNANEVIANRAIELAGGVLGSKKPIHPNDDVNRGQSSNDTFPTAMHIAVVEELHRHLYPSVKKLRDTLAAKAEAFKDIVKVGRTHLQDATPITLGQEIGSWVAQIDFGLEQVRHAEKGLYELAIGGTAVGTGLNAHPQFGERCAAYIARETGFPFVSAPNKFAALAAHDALVSTSAALRTLAGALFKMANDVRWLASGPRNGIGEILIPENEPGSSIMPGKVNPTQAEALTMVAVQVFGNDAAVAFAGSQGNFQLNVYKPVMVYNVLTSIQLLGDACLSFNDHCAVGIEPNLPRIRENLEKNLMLVTALNRHIGYDKAAEIAKKAHKEGLSLKEAALALGYLTEEEFDRWVVPLEMTRPS is encoded by the coding sequence ATGGCAACCCGCATCGAAACCGATACCATGGGGCCCATCGAGGTCGAAGCGAGCCGCTACTGGGGTGCCCAGACCCAGCGTTCCATCCAGAACTTTCCCATCGGCGTCGAGCGCTTCCGAATGCCCCGCTCCATCATCCGGGCCATGGGCATACTCAAGAAAAGCGCGGCCCTGGCCAACGCCGAGCTGGGCGAGCTACCCCGCGAAAAGGCAGAGCTCATCGTACAGGCGGCCGAAGAGGTTATCGCCGGCAAACTCGACGACCACTTCCCCCTGGTGGTCTTCCAAACCGGCTCGGGCACCCAGACCAACATGAACGCCAACGAGGTAATTGCCAACCGCGCCATCGAGCTGGCCGGGGGCGTGCTGGGCTCTAAGAAGCCCATCCACCCCAACGACGACGTGAACCGCGGCCAGTCCTCCAACGACACCTTTCCCACCGCCATGCACATCGCGGTGGTGGAGGAGCTGCACCGCCACCTATACCCCAGTGTAAAGAAGCTGCGCGACACCCTAGCCGCCAAGGCCGAGGCCTTCAAGGACATCGTCAAGGTGGGCCGCACCCACCTGCAGGACGCCACCCCCATCACCCTGGGGCAGGAGATCGGGAGCTGGGTAGCCCAGATCGACTTCGGCCTGGAGCAGGTCCGCCACGCCGAGAAGGGTCTTTATGAGCTGGCCATCGGGGGCACCGCGGTGGGCACCGGCCTCAACGCCCACCCCCAGTTCGGCGAGCGCTGCGCGGCCTACATCGCCCGGGAAACCGGCTTCCCCTTTGTCTCAGCCCCCAACAAGTTCGCCGCCCTGGCCGCCCACGACGCCCTGGTGAGCACCAGCGCCGCCTTGCGCACCCTGGCGGGGGCTCTTTTCAAGATGGCCAACGACGTGCGCTGGCTGGCCTCCGGCCCCCGCAACGGCATCGGGGAGATTCTGATCCCCGAAAACGAGCCCGGGAGCTCCATCATGCCCGGCAAGGTCAACCCCACCCAGGCCGAGGCCCTGACCATGGTGGCTGTGCAGGTCTTCGGCAACGACGCAGCCGTCGCCTTTGCCGGAAGCCAGGGCAACTTCCAGCTCAACGTCTACAAACCGGTGATGGTCTACAACGTGCTCACCAGCATCCAGCTTCTGGGCGATGCTTGCCTCTCCTTCAACGACCACTGCGCGGTGGGCATCGAGCCCAACCTCCCCCGCATCCGGGAAAACCTGGAGAAAAACCTGATGCTGGTCACCGCCCTCAACCGCCACATCGGCTACGACAAGGCCGCCGAAATAGCTAAAAAAGCCCACAAGGAGGGCCTGAGCCTAAAAGAAGCCGCCCTGGCGCTGGGCTACCTCACCGAGGAGGAGTTCGACCGCTGGGTGGTGCCGCTGGAGATGACCCGGCCTTCCTAA
- a CDS encoding 4-carboxy-4-hydroxy-2-oxoadipate aldolase/oxaloacetate decarboxylase produces the protein MSLSPEELQTLARLGVATVYEASGREGLVDLPLLQIVPGSRVAGPALTVLCAQNDNLMVHAAMAAVRPGEVLVFAMPEPAPVALVGELLATQAKVQGAAGMLVDAAVRDAEELAQMGLPIWARYVRARGAERKALGQIGGGLQVGGVLIRTGDIVVMDADGAVVVAAERAREVLEAAQARAAREEGLRGRFQAGELSIDLYGLRGQVAEVLARGGR, from the coding sequence ATGAGCCTGAGTCCGGAGGAACTGCAAACCCTGGCCCGGCTGGGGGTGGCCACGGTCTACGAGGCCTCGGGCCGGGAGGGGCTGGTTGACCTGCCCCTTTTGCAAATTGTGCCCGGCAGCCGGGTGGCGGGGCCGGCCCTGACGGTGCTGTGCGCCCAGAACGACAACCTGATGGTGCACGCGGCCATGGCCGCGGTGCGGCCTGGGGAGGTGCTGGTCTTTGCCATGCCCGAGCCCGCGCCGGTGGCGCTGGTGGGCGAGCTTCTTGCTACCCAGGCCAAGGTTCAGGGGGCGGCTGGGATGCTGGTGGACGCCGCGGTGCGCGACGCCGAGGAGCTTGCCCAGATGGGCCTGCCAATCTGGGCGCGCTACGTGCGGGCCCGGGGGGCCGAGCGCAAGGCGCTGGGGCAGATTGGGGGGGGCCTGCAGGTGGGCGGGGTGCTGATTCGCACCGGCGATATTGTGGTGATGGATGCCGATGGGGCGGTGGTGGTGGCGGCCGAGCGGGCCCGGGAAGTGCTCGAGGCGGCCCAGGCCCGCGCCGCGCGCGAGGAGGGGTTGCGCGGGCGCTTTCAGGCCGGGGAACTCTCAATTGACCTCTATGGCCTGCGCGGGCAGGTGGCAGAGGTGCTGGCTCGAGGGGGGCGGTGA
- a CDS encoding chorismate-binding protein, whose protein sequence is MLAFYHAARVRGLRPALLESLGPRAPFARLSLLGLRPQHRLEVWEGRLYLDGRRVGEALDLFAYLERGLGRGFFPAWMGFFAYEFARHFGLDTHPPLPGLPEAAFFYYPEGFALLEGRLVERPSLSLRPLPYLPPALPRYPLASDFPQEAFLAGVREVQERIRAGVVYQVNLSHRFRLQGGVDPLLLYARLRALNPSPFMGLLEGEGWAVVSGSPERLFQKVGARLRARPIAGTRPRGRTEAEDLALEEELLASPKERAEHAMLVDLVRNDLARVALPGTVRVRELFTVERYAHVMHLVSEVEGYTRAGLGQVFQSLFPGGTITGAPKGTVMEAIRHLEPVPRGAYTGSLGYVSGRGADFNILIRSFQRVGEEVLFSAGAGIVINSQPEAEYQETLHKAESLLLALERGRPGQKPLPPKPTAAWSPPPPPRRPSARVLFLENRDSFSHNLVDYLRALGAEVAVVDQEEAPAFRGFTHLVVGPGPKDPFTAGRVLEWTRAALRAGMPFLGVCMGHQALGVALGAELYRESPVHGEAHPILHAGEGLFAGLPNPLPFARYHSLALRRLPPSLRLLAWTADGVPMALWDGRVAYGVQFHPESILSPWGMELLARFLEVGP, encoded by the coding sequence GTGCTGGCTTTCTACCACGCGGCCCGTGTCCGGGGCCTGCGGCCTGCCCTTTTGGAGTCCTTGGGGCCCAGGGCTCCTTTTGCCCGGCTTTCCCTGCTGGGGCTCCGCCCCCAGCACCGCCTCGAGGTCTGGGAGGGCCGGCTTTACCTGGACGGGCGGCGGGTGGGAGAGGCCCTGGACCTCTTCGCCTACCTGGAAAGGGGACTGGGCAGGGGGTTTTTCCCCGCCTGGATGGGGTTTTTCGCCTACGAGTTCGCCCGCCACTTCGGCCTTGACACCCACCCGCCCCTTCCCGGCCTGCCCGAGGCCGCCTTCTTCTACTACCCCGAGGGGTTTGCCCTCCTGGAGGGGCGGCTTGTGGAGCGCCCCTCCCTTTCCCTGAGGCCCCTTCCCTACCTGCCTCCGGCCCTTCCCCGCTACCCTTTGGCCTCCGACTTTCCCCAGGAGGCCTTTTTGGCGGGGGTGCGGGAGGTGCAGGAGCGCATCCGGGCCGGGGTGGTTTACCAGGTGAACCTTTCCCACCGCTTCCGCCTCCAGGGAGGGGTGGACCCCCTCCTCCTCTATGCCCGGCTCCGGGCCCTCAACCCCTCCCCCTTCATGGGCCTTCTGGAGGGGGAGGGCTGGGCGGTGGTCTCGGGGAGCCCGGAAAGGCTTTTCCAGAAGGTGGGGGCCCGCCTCAGGGCCCGGCCCATCGCCGGCACCCGGCCCCGGGGCCGCACCGAGGCCGAGGACCTGGCCCTGGAGGAGGAGCTTCTGGCCTCCCCCAAAGAGCGGGCGGAGCACGCCATGCTGGTGGACCTGGTGCGCAACGACCTGGCCCGGGTGGCCCTGCCGGGCACGGTGCGGGTGCGGGAGCTCTTCACCGTGGAGCGCTACGCCCACGTGATGCACCTGGTCTCCGAGGTGGAGGGGTACACCCGGGCCGGCCTGGGGCAGGTCTTCCAAAGCCTCTTCCCCGGGGGCACCATCACCGGGGCCCCCAAGGGCACGGTGATGGAGGCCATCCGCCACCTGGAGCCCGTGCCCCGGGGGGCCTACACGGGGAGCCTGGGGTACGTTTCGGGAAGGGGGGCGGACTTCAACATCCTCATCCGCTCCTTCCAGCGGGTGGGGGAGGAGGTCCTCTTCTCCGCGGGGGCGGGCATCGTCATCAACTCCCAGCCGGAGGCAGAGTACCAGGAGACCCTCCACAAGGCAGAAAGCCTCCTCCTGGCCCTGGAGCGGGGCCGGCCCGGGCAAAAACCCCTTCCTCCCAAACCCACCGCCGCCTGGAGCCCGCCCCCACCCCCCAGGCGACCCTCGGCCCGGGTCCTCTTCCTGGAAAACCGCGACTCCTTCAGCCACAACCTGGTGGACTACCTGCGGGCCCTGGGGGCGGAGGTAGCGGTGGTGGACCAGGAGGAGGCCCCCGCCTTCCGGGGCTTCACCCACCTGGTGGTGGGCCCCGGCCCCAAGGACCCCTTCACCGCGGGCCGGGTGCTGGAGTGGACCCGGGCCGCCCTCCGGGCGGGGATGCCCTTCCTGGGGGTCTGCATGGGCCACCAGGCCCTGGGGGTGGCCCTGGGGGCGGAGCTCTACCGGGAAAGCCCCGTCCACGGGGAGGCCCACCCCATCCTCCACGCGGGGGAGGGGCTTTTCGCCGGCCTGCCCAACCCCCTGCCCTTTGCCCGCTACCACTCCCTGGCCCTGCGCCGCCTGCCCCCCTCCTTAAGGCTTCTGGCCTGGACGGCGGACGGGGTGCCCATGGCCCTTTGGGACGGGCGGGTGGCCTACGGGGTGCAGTTCCACCCCGAAAGCATCCTCTCCCCCTGGGGGATGGAGCTTCTGGCCAGGTTTTTGGAGGTGGGGCCGTGA
- a CDS encoding DUF6282 family protein translates to MNPSERAMELVRGAYDLHVHIEPDVIPRRTHDLELAQRFRERGLAGFVLKSHYVPTAERAALARRAVPGVEVLGSLTLNHGVGGLNPVAVEIAAREGARIVWLPTVDAANEAREAQALPPEKKPLWAKLQAEFRQAGLPLEPIEVLDANGRVLPALRQVLRVIARHNLVLATGHLGRHEIGRVVEAALEEGVRHIVITHPDYPTQALPLAEQRWLAEQGAYLERCLVPVWSGKVAWERVFEAIRATGPEQNLLSTDLGQPKNPPVEDGLALFVDKLLEAGFGEDEVRRMAVTNTVKLAQGGRA, encoded by the coding sequence ATGAACCCCAGCGAACGCGCCATGGAACTGGTACGTGGCGCCTATGACCTGCACGTGCACATCGAGCCCGATGTGATTCCCCGCCGCACCCATGACCTCGAGCTGGCCCAGCGCTTCCGTGAGCGGGGTCTGGCTGGCTTCGTGCTCAAGTCCCACTATGTCCCCACCGCCGAGCGGGCCGCTCTGGCCCGGCGGGCGGTGCCCGGGGTGGAGGTGTTAGGCAGCCTAACCCTGAACCACGGGGTGGGGGGGCTCAACCCGGTGGCGGTGGAGATTGCCGCCCGCGAGGGGGCCCGCATCGTCTGGCTGCCCACCGTGGACGCGGCCAACGAGGCCCGCGAGGCCCAGGCCTTGCCGCCGGAGAAAAAACCCCTATGGGCCAAGCTGCAAGCGGAGTTCCGGCAGGCTGGGCTGCCCCTCGAGCCCATCGAGGTACTGGACGCCAACGGCCGGGTGCTGCCCGCGCTGCGCCAGGTTTTGAGGGTTATTGCCCGGCACAACTTGGTGTTAGCCACCGGGCACCTGGGCCGCCACGAGATTGGAAGGGTGGTGGAGGCGGCCTTGGAGGAGGGGGTGCGTCACATCGTCATCACCCACCCCGACTACCCCACCCAGGCCCTACCCCTGGCCGAGCAGCGCTGGCTGGCCGAGCAGGGGGCCTACCTCGAGCGCTGCTTGGTGCCGGTTTGGAGCGGCAAAGTGGCCTGGGAGCGGGTCTTCGAGGCAATCCGGGCCACCGGCCCCGAGCAAAACCTGCTCTCCACCGACCTGGGCCAGCCCAAGAACCCCCCGGTGGAGGACGGGCTGGCCCTGTTTGTCGATAAGCTCCTGGAGGCCGGCTTCGGCGAAGACGAGGTGCGCCGGATGGCGGTGACCAACACCGTAAAACTGGCCCAAGGAGGGCGGGCATGA